The DNA window GGCTCTCGCGCGACATGCTAGGCCAGCACCTGGTTGGCATCCTGAGGCGCGAAGGCGTGTGCGCCGACTATCTGATCGCGCGCGACGAACGCACCACGCTCAGCCTGGTGGCCCTCGATGCGCAAGGCGTCCCGCACTACACCTTCTATGGCGAGCACAGCGCCGATCGCGCACTTGAAGTCGCCGACCTGCCCGCGCTGGGCGCGGACGTCCACGGCTTGCATGTGGGCTCCTACACGCTGGTGGCCGAGCCCACCGCCTCAACCCTGCTGCGCCTGGTCACCCAGGCGCGCGGCGAGCGGCTGATCTCGCTGGACCCCAACATCCGCCCCACCGTCGAGCCGGACATGGCGCGCTGGCGCAGTCGCGTCGGCGCGGTGGCCGCGCAGGCCGACCTGATCAAGGTCAGCGAGGAAGACCTGGGACTGCTCTACCCAGGCGAACCGGTCGAGGCCGCCGCGCGGCGCTGGCTCGACGGTGGCACGCAGTTGGTGGTGGTCACGCTGGGTGCCGAAGGCGCCCTGGGCTTCAGCCGCCAGGCGCAGACCCGGGTCGCGGGCCGACTGGTCACCGTGGCCGACACCGTTGGCGCTGGGGACAGCTTCCAGGCCGCACTGCTGCACCAGTTGCCCGACC is part of the Pseudoxanthomonas sp. JBR18 genome and encodes:
- a CDS encoding carbohydrate kinase — its product is MFLICGEALFDVFTQSPQGDAIPMLARPGGSPFNVAIGLSRLGSPSALLGGLSRDMLGQHLVGILRREGVCADYLIARDERTTLSLVALDAQGVPHYTFYGEHSADRALEVADLPALGADVHGLHVGSYTLVAEPTASTLLRLVTQARGERLISLDPNIRPTVEPDMARWRSRVGAVAAQADLIKVSEEDLGLLYPGEPVEAAARRWLDGGTQLVVVTLGAEGALGFSRQAQTRVAGRLVTVADTVGAGDSFQAALLHQLPDRAALEAAAAEAQAMQRLLTFAATAAGITCSRPGADPPTHAQVLDALG